The following coding sequences lie in one Frigoribacterium sp. SL97 genomic window:
- a CDS encoding alternate-type signal peptide domain-containing protein yields the protein MNKLVTGAVAGAAGIALLLGGAGTFALWNASTEVNAASVASGTLSLTQSSAGSWTDVTNGRSTALTAAQVAAYKIVPGTKLQFTQPITIAASGNDLRADLTYDATSVTGSLKPYVTNTMVLSTAAGGTTLPSGVTAGSTAGSYVVAPVSAGSTSAVVTFVVELPSTVSDAASQGGTLDLSKLTFTLKQRAIA from the coding sequence ATGAACAAGCTCGTCACGGGTGCCGTCGCCGGTGCCGCCGGCATCGCCCTCCTCCTCGGCGGCGCCGGGACCTTCGCCCTCTGGAACGCCAGCACAGAGGTCAACGCCGCCAGCGTCGCCTCGGGCACGCTCTCGCTCACCCAGTCGTCGGCGGGCAGCTGGACCGACGTGACGAACGGTCGCAGCACGGCCCTCACGGCCGCCCAGGTCGCCGCCTACAAGATCGTCCCGGGCACCAAGCTGCAGTTCACGCAGCCGATCACCATCGCCGCCTCGGGCAACGACCTGCGCGCCGACCTGACCTACGACGCGACCTCGGTCACCGGCAGCCTCAAGCCGTACGTGACCAACACGATGGTCCTGTCGACGGCCGCCGGCGGCACGACGCTGCCCTCGGGCGTGACCGCGGGCAGCACGGCCGGCAGCTACGTCGTGGCTCCCGTCTCCGCCGGCAGCACCTCGGCCGTCGTGACCTTCGTCGTCGAGCTGCCCTCGACGGTGTCCGACGCCGCCAGCCAGGGCGGCACGCTCGACCTGAGCAAGCTGACCTTCACGCTGAAGCAGCGCGCCATCGCGTAG
- a CDS encoding signal peptidase I — protein MSGRRAAVSGRRAAVREKGLVHALGLGLSAGLFVLVLGLATVLVVVPKVAGATPLTVLTSSMEPRLPPGTLIVVKPTPTDEIRIGDVVTYQIESGRPEVISHRVTEIVSSSDGGTAFVTQGDNNSEPDEALVLPEQVRGTLWYSVPWLGFVNQVVNGDARSWIVPLLAIALLGYAGYSVAAGLVEAQRRRAGTRKARPAPR, from the coding sequence GTGAGCGGCCGCCGCGCCGCCGTGAGCGGCCGCCGCGCCGCTGTGCGCGAAAAGGGGCTGGTGCACGCTCTCGGCCTCGGCCTCAGTGCGGGGCTGTTCGTGCTCGTGCTCGGCCTCGCGACCGTGTTGGTCGTCGTGCCGAAGGTCGCGGGGGCGACGCCCCTGACCGTGTTGACCAGTTCGATGGAGCCGCGGCTGCCCCCGGGCACGCTGATCGTGGTGAAGCCGACCCCGACCGACGAGATCCGGATCGGTGACGTCGTGACCTACCAGATCGAGAGCGGCCGCCCCGAGGTGATCAGCCACCGGGTGACCGAGATCGTGTCGTCGTCGGACGGCGGCACGGCGTTCGTCACCCAGGGCGACAACAACTCCGAACCCGACGAGGCGCTCGTGCTGCCCGAACAGGTCCGCGGCACGCTGTGGTACTCGGTGCCGTGGCTCGGCTTCGTCAACCAGGTCGTGAACGGCGACGCCCGGTCGTGGATCGTGCCGCTGCTGGCGATCGCGCTGCTCGGCTACGCGGGCTACTCGGTGGCCGCCGGCCTGGTGGAGGCGCAGCGACGGCGGGCGGGGACGCGGAAGGCCCGCCCGGCCCCGCGCTGA
- a CDS encoding tetratricopeptide repeat protein translates to MTNLPPVPAGLRGAVDLSSLVNRPPAPAPAGPSAGAPVDGAPAGGAGGVPAPSAGQVAVPGLVLDATDATFTQVLEISNTVPVIVDLWAEWCGPCKQLSPVLDKLVGEYAGRLLLVKVDVDANPQLTQAFQAQSIPAVAAVIGGRPVQLFVGALPEAQVRDVFEQVLELAAQNGVTGTAVVDGAPVGEADEVEPEPEPLPPHHQDAYDAIDRGDYAAAITAYKTAIAQDPRDQLAVAGLAQVSLLERLQGASLSDVRAAAAAAPTDLDAQLDVADLDLSGGHIDDAFDRVLTVFPSLDPHGRDAARARLLEYFEIVGVDDPRVATARRRLAMLLY, encoded by the coding sequence ATGACCAACCTCCCTCCCGTCCCCGCCGGTCTCCGCGGCGCCGTCGACCTCTCGTCGCTCGTCAACCGTCCGCCGGCCCCCGCCCCGGCGGGTCCGTCCGCCGGGGCGCCCGTCGACGGTGCGCCCGCAGGAGGCGCGGGTGGCGTCCCGGCCCCGTCCGCCGGTCAGGTCGCGGTGCCGGGCCTCGTGCTCGACGCGACCGACGCCACCTTCACGCAGGTCCTCGAGATCAGCAACACCGTCCCCGTGATCGTCGACCTGTGGGCGGAATGGTGCGGCCCGTGCAAGCAGCTGTCGCCCGTCCTCGACAAGCTGGTCGGCGAGTACGCCGGCCGCCTGCTGCTCGTGAAGGTCGACGTCGACGCCAACCCCCAGCTGACGCAGGCCTTCCAGGCGCAGTCGATCCCGGCGGTCGCCGCCGTGATCGGCGGTCGTCCCGTCCAGCTCTTCGTGGGGGCCCTGCCCGAGGCCCAGGTCCGCGACGTCTTCGAGCAGGTGCTCGAGCTGGCCGCGCAGAACGGCGTGACCGGCACGGCGGTCGTCGACGGCGCCCCGGTGGGCGAGGCCGACGAGGTCGAGCCCGAGCCGGAACCGCTGCCTCCGCACCACCAGGACGCTTACGACGCGATCGACCGGGGCGACTACGCCGCGGCCATCACGGCCTACAAGACCGCCATCGCGCAGGACCCTCGTGACCAGCTCGCCGTGGCGGGCCTCGCCCAGGTCTCACTGCTCGAGCGGCTGCAGGGGGCGTCGCTGTCCGACGTCCGTGCGGCGGCCGCCGCCGCCCCCACCGACCTCGACGCCCAGCTCGACGTGGCCGACCTCGACCTCAGCGGGGGGCACATCGACGACGCCTTCGACCGCGTGCTGACCGTCTTCCCGTCGCTCGACCCCCACGGCCGTGACGCCGCCCGGGCCCGCCTGCTCGAGTACTTCGAGATCGTCGGGGTGGACGACCCCCGGGTGGCGACCGCCCGTCGTCGTCTGGCGATGCTGCTGTACTGA
- the glgB gene encoding 1,4-alpha-glucan branching protein GlgB, whose product MTTTPPTEPDTSFALGDDEVFSAANGTHGHPHAVLGAHPRGGRTAVRVVRPLADTVTVTGASGSSFALEHVAHGLWQGVTNEPVGAYTVEATYEGGAAWVSDDPYRFAPTVTEFDLYLFGEGRHEQLWKMLGSHVREHEGVTGTSFAVWAPHARAVRVKGDLNGWDGERHAMRRLDGNGVWELFVPGVTDGIYKYEVLTPDDVWVERADPMARTSEVPPLTGSVVTKAAHAWADDAWMTARAENDVHSGPMSVYELHVGSWRPGLNYRELADQLIEYVGELGFTHVEFMPLAEHPFGGSWGYQVTGYYAVTSRFGSPDDLRYLIDRLHQAGIGVIMDWVPGHFPKDEWALAKFDGRAVYEHSDPRRGEQPDWGTLVFNFGDSQVRNFLVSNALYWLEEFHIDGLRVDAVASMLYLDYSRNEGEWLPNEFGGRENLEAISFLQEANATAYKRHPGIVMIAEESTSWPGVTRPTSEGGLGFGLKWNMGWMHDTLGYVAEDPLYRSHHHGEITFSFVYAFSENFMLPISHDEVVHGKGSLLNKMPGDEWQKLANVRAYLAYMWGHPGKQLLFMGSEFGQPGEWSEERGLDWWILDQPAHQGLHGLVARLNEVYRDEPALWAHDFDTDGFEWIDGGAAQHSVVAFMRKSGSGESIAVLANFSGEPVHMRFGLPEAGRWDEILNTDAEVYGGSGVGNFGGVTATDEPWAGRPAAADVQLPPLGVVWLKLRR is encoded by the coding sequence ATGACCACCACTCCCCCGACCGAGCCCGACACCTCCTTCGCCCTGGGCGACGACGAGGTCTTCTCGGCCGCCAACGGCACCCACGGCCACCCGCACGCCGTCCTGGGTGCCCACCCCCGCGGCGGTCGCACCGCCGTCCGCGTCGTCCGACCGCTGGCCGACACCGTCACCGTGACCGGCGCCTCCGGGTCGTCCTTCGCCCTCGAGCACGTGGCCCACGGCCTCTGGCAGGGCGTCACGAACGAGCCCGTGGGCGCCTACACCGTCGAGGCGACCTACGAAGGAGGCGCGGCGTGGGTCTCGGACGACCCCTACCGCTTCGCCCCCACCGTCACCGAGTTCGACCTGTACCTCTTCGGAGAGGGCCGCCACGAGCAGCTCTGGAAGATGCTCGGCAGCCACGTCCGCGAGCACGAGGGCGTGACCGGCACCTCCTTCGCCGTCTGGGCGCCGCACGCCCGCGCCGTCCGCGTCAAGGGCGACCTCAACGGCTGGGACGGCGAGCGGCACGCGATGCGCCGCCTCGACGGCAACGGCGTCTGGGAGCTCTTCGTGCCCGGCGTCACGGACGGGATCTACAAGTACGAGGTGCTCACGCCCGACGACGTCTGGGTCGAGCGCGCCGACCCCATGGCGCGCACCTCCGAGGTGCCGCCGCTCACCGGGTCCGTCGTCACGAAGGCCGCCCACGCCTGGGCCGACGACGCCTGGATGACCGCCCGGGCCGAGAACGACGTCCACTCCGGACCGATGAGCGTGTACGAGCTGCACGTCGGCTCCTGGCGGCCGGGCCTGAACTACCGCGAACTCGCCGACCAGCTCATCGAGTACGTCGGCGAGCTCGGGTTCACCCACGTCGAGTTCATGCCGCTCGCCGAGCACCCCTTCGGCGGCTCCTGGGGCTACCAGGTCACCGGTTACTACGCCGTGACCAGCCGTTTCGGCAGCCCGGACGACCTGCGCTACCTGATCGACCGCCTGCACCAGGCCGGGATCGGCGTCATCATGGACTGGGTGCCCGGGCACTTCCCGAAGGACGAGTGGGCCCTCGCGAAGTTCGACGGTCGCGCCGTCTACGAGCACTCCGACCCCCGCCGCGGCGAGCAGCCCGACTGGGGCACGTTGGTCTTCAACTTCGGCGACTCGCAGGTGCGCAACTTCCTCGTCTCGAACGCGCTGTACTGGCTCGAGGAGTTCCACATCGACGGGCTGCGCGTCGACGCCGTCGCCTCGATGCTCTACCTCGACTACAGCCGCAACGAGGGCGAGTGGTTGCCGAACGAGTTCGGCGGGCGCGAGAACCTCGAGGCGATCAGCTTCTTGCAAGAGGCGAACGCGACGGCGTACAAGCGCCACCCCGGCATCGTCATGATCGCCGAAGAGAGCACGAGCTGGCCCGGCGTCACCCGCCCGACCAGCGAGGGCGGCCTGGGCTTCGGCCTCAAGTGGAACATGGGCTGGATGCACGACACCCTCGGCTACGTCGCCGAGGACCCGCTCTACCGCTCGCACCACCACGGCGAGATCACGTTCTCGTTCGTCTACGCGTTCAGCGAGAACTTCATGCTGCCGATCAGCCACGACGAAGTCGTGCACGGCAAGGGGTCCCTGCTCAACAAGATGCCCGGCGACGAGTGGCAGAAGCTCGCCAACGTGCGGGCCTACCTCGCCTACATGTGGGGCCACCCCGGCAAGCAGCTGCTCTTCATGGGCAGCGAGTTCGGCCAGCCCGGCGAGTGGAGCGAAGAACGAGGGCTCGACTGGTGGATCCTCGACCAGCCCGCCCACCAGGGGCTCCACGGCCTGGTGGCCCGCCTCAACGAGGTCTACCGCGACGAGCCGGCTCTCTGGGCGCACGACTTCGACACCGACGGCTTCGAGTGGATCGACGGCGGTGCCGCGCAGCACAGCGTCGTGGCCTTCATGCGCAAGTCCGGCTCGGGCGAGTCGATCGCCGTCCTGGCGAACTTCTCGGGCGAACCGGTGCACATGCGCTTCGGCCTGCCCGAGGCCGGTCGCTGGGACGAGATCCTCAACACCGACGCCGAGGTCTACGGCGGTTCGGGCGTGGGCAACTTCGGCGGAGTCACCGCCACCGACGAGCCCTGGGCCGGTCGCCCCGCGGCCGCCGACGTCCAGCTGCCGCCGCTCGGGGTCGTCTGGCTCAAGCTGCGCCGCTGA
- a CDS encoding ABC transporter permease: MARFLARRLVYYVALVFIATSLTYFLASATLNPRSVYADRNPRPSTEIVDAKLSSIGVNDKDPLGERYVHWVGGALTGDLGQTIQDKPVAQEFGPRLGVSLRLLLVGSILGIVLAVVVGTWNAIRQYAFSDRVSSVLSFVLISTPVFLTAVLLKIGATKLNDVLGYQLITFTGEATPNLTGGLGTIAWDRIAHLLLPTISIGVGLIAVYSRYQRATMLDVLQADYIRTARAKGLRRRPAIFKHGLRTALIPMTTLFAFAFLGVLTGATFTEKIFAWNGLGAWFIDAVQANDINVVVTYTLYSAVVVLLAGFVSDVLNAVLDPRVRAQK; this comes from the coding sequence ATGGCTCGATTCCTCGCCCGCCGGCTGGTGTACTACGTCGCCCTGGTCTTCATCGCGACGTCGCTCACCTACTTCCTCGCCTCGGCGACCCTCAACCCGCGCTCCGTCTACGCCGACCGCAACCCGCGTCCGTCCACCGAGATCGTCGACGCGAAGCTCAGCTCGATCGGGGTCAACGACAAGGACCCTCTCGGCGAGCGCTACGTGCACTGGGTCGGCGGCGCCCTCACGGGCGACCTCGGGCAGACCATCCAGGACAAGCCGGTGGCGCAGGAGTTCGGGCCGAGGCTGGGCGTCAGCCTGCGCCTCCTGCTGGTGGGATCGATTCTCGGCATCGTGCTGGCCGTCGTGGTCGGCACCTGGAACGCCATCCGGCAGTACGCGTTCTCGGACCGCGTGTCGTCGGTGCTGTCGTTCGTCCTGATCTCGACGCCGGTGTTCCTCACGGCGGTGCTGCTCAAGATCGGGGCGACGAAGCTCAACGACGTCCTGGGGTACCAGCTGATCACCTTCACGGGCGAGGCGACGCCCAACCTGACCGGCGGGCTCGGCACGATCGCCTGGGACCGCATCGCCCACCTGCTGCTGCCCACCATCTCGATCGGCGTCGGCCTGATCGCCGTCTACAGCCGGTACCAACGGGCGACGATGCTCGACGTGCTGCAGGCCGACTACATCCGCACCGCCCGGGCCAAGGGCCTGCGACGTCGGCCGGCGATCTTCAAGCACGGGCTGCGCACCGCGCTCATCCCGATGACGACGCTGTTCGCCTTCGCGTTCCTCGGGGTGCTGACCGGTGCGACCTTCACCGAGAAGATCTTCGCCTGGAACGGCCTCGGCGCCTGGTTCATCGACGCCGTCCAGGCCAACGACATCAACGTCGTCGTCACCTACACCCTCTACAGCGCCGTCGTCGTGCTGCTCGCCGGCTTCGTGTCGGACGTGCTCAACGCGGTGCTCGACCCGCGCGTCCGAGCGCAGAAGTAG
- a CDS encoding TasA family protein: MTGPSRGRARHRSVERASSSRRPLRSLWAATAVVAGAVTVALVATGGTYALWNSSVKPTAVTVGSGTAGLSVGAVKALDTSALGPGGATAGTFTATNTGSVDLAMRVSAGTTTASASALPGELTVRLAAVARAADCVVGVGGYSARPAAFDTGSGYFTLPAGVTVTGCVVVTLDSDVPATLQNQTSSIGLVLTGTQVAP, translated from the coding sequence TTGACCGGACCGTCCCGCGGACGCGCGCGTCACCGCTCGGTCGAGCGCGCCTCCTCGTCCCGCCGTCCGCTGCGCTCCCTGTGGGCGGCGACCGCCGTCGTGGCCGGCGCGGTCACCGTCGCCCTCGTGGCGACCGGGGGGACCTACGCGCTGTGGAACTCCTCCGTCAAGCCGACGGCCGTCACGGTCGGTTCGGGGACGGCGGGCCTCTCGGTCGGCGCCGTCAAGGCCCTCGACACGTCCGCGCTCGGCCCCGGCGGCGCGACCGCGGGGACGTTCACCGCGACCAACACGGGGTCGGTCGACCTGGCCATGCGGGTGTCGGCCGGGACCACCACGGCGTCCGCGTCCGCCCTGCCCGGCGAGCTGACCGTCAGGCTCGCCGCCGTGGCGAGGGCCGCGGACTGCGTCGTCGGCGTCGGCGGCTACTCGGCCCGGCCCGCCGCGTTCGACACGGGGAGCGGGTACTTCACGTTGCCGGCCGGAGTCACCGTCACCGGCTGCGTCGTCGTGACACTCGACTCGGACGTCCCGGCGACCCTGCAGAACCAGACCTCGTCGATCGGGCTCGTCCTGACCGGGACGCAGGTGGCCCCGTGA
- a CDS encoding ABC transporter family substrate-binding protein, producing the protein MKITKKLGLAAGLVSIALVVTACSGGGGNDGDGAAKNGQLSPDGDINATAAADVEQGGTLTLPLSQLPSQWNYGQLDGALADASLIESAVLPQPFRIDEKGVAQIDENLVTSAEATSEDPLVVTYDINPDAVWNDGTPITVADFQAWKTALDGSNPEYLVGSTLGPDRMASVEAGSSDKQVVVTYAEPFSDWKSMFAPLYPASLYNDPNAFNTAYVDTLPVSGGPYEVEKIDTTAQTVTIVPNETWWGDAPKLDSVVFRALDSDADVDAYLNGEIDFVTGNSSERYDRLKDAKDTDIRAAPSARYTHVDFSTKGVLADEKIRQAIQHAVDREALGKVITGTLPYELTTLNNHLFLSTDGAYQDNAKETGNYDVDEAKKILADDGWELNGDVLEKDGKQLEIAVTIPSGTPISQQLSEVMQSQLAAVGIKLTINAVSVDSFFEDNVTPGNYDMTIFVWAGTGYQASGVSIYNSDEQGQNYGRVSSPEIDDLLSQAVAEGDPEKAADLYNQADEKIWEIGHSMPIIQAPYISFQSPKLANFGARAGASDVDWTVVGFTK; encoded by the coding sequence ATGAAGATCACGAAGAAGCTCGGCCTCGCGGCCGGCCTCGTCAGCATCGCTCTCGTCGTCACGGCGTGCAGCGGTGGCGGCGGCAACGACGGCGACGGAGCCGCGAAGAACGGCCAGTTGTCCCCCGACGGCGACATCAACGCCACGGCGGCGGCCGATGTCGAGCAGGGCGGGACGCTGACCTTGCCGCTCAGCCAGCTGCCCTCGCAGTGGAACTACGGCCAGCTCGACGGCGCCCTGGCCGACGCCTCGCTGATCGAGAGCGCCGTGCTGCCCCAGCCGTTCCGCATCGACGAGAAGGGCGTCGCGCAGATCGACGAGAACCTCGTCACGAGCGCCGAGGCCACCAGCGAGGACCCGCTGGTCGTGACCTACGACATCAACCCCGACGCGGTGTGGAACGACGGCACCCCGATCACGGTCGCCGACTTCCAGGCCTGGAAGACCGCACTCGACGGTTCGAACCCCGAGTACCTCGTCGGCAGCACCCTCGGCCCCGACCGCATGGCCTCCGTCGAGGCGGGCTCGAGCGACAAGCAGGTCGTCGTGACCTACGCCGAGCCGTTCTCGGACTGGAAGAGCATGTTCGCCCCGCTCTACCCCGCGAGCCTCTACAACGACCCGAACGCCTTCAACACGGCCTACGTCGACACCCTGCCCGTCTCGGGCGGCCCCTACGAGGTCGAGAAGATCGACACGACCGCCCAGACGGTCACGATCGTGCCCAACGAGACCTGGTGGGGCGACGCCCCGAAGCTGGACTCGGTGGTCTTCCGCGCCCTCGACAGCGACGCCGACGTCGACGCCTACCTGAACGGTGAGATCGACTTCGTCACGGGCAACTCGTCGGAGCGCTACGACCGCCTGAAGGACGCGAAGGACACCGACATCCGGGCGGCACCGTCGGCTCGCTACACGCACGTCGACTTCAGCACCAAGGGCGTGCTCGCCGACGAGAAGATCCGTCAGGCGATCCAGCACGCGGTCGACCGCGAGGCGCTCGGCAAGGTCATCACGGGCACCCTGCCCTACGAGCTGACCACGCTGAACAACCACCTGTTCCTCAGCACCGACGGCGCCTACCAGGACAATGCGAAGGAGACCGGGAACTACGACGTCGACGAGGCGAAGAAGATCCTGGCCGACGACGGGTGGGAGCTGAACGGCGACGTGCTCGAGAAGGACGGGAAGCAGCTCGAGATCGCCGTGACGATCCCGTCCGGCACGCCCATCTCGCAGCAGCTGTCCGAGGTCATGCAGAGCCAGCTCGCCGCGGTCGGCATCAAGCTGACGATCAACGCCGTCAGCGTCGACTCGTTCTTCGAGGACAACGTCACCCCGGGCAACTACGACATGACGATCTTCGTCTGGGCCGGTACCGGCTACCAGGCGTCCGGCGTCAGCATCTACAACTCGGACGAGCAGGGCCAGAACTACGGTCGCGTCTCGAGCCCCGAGATCGACGACCTGCTCAGCCAGGCCGTCGCCGAGGGCGATCCCGAGAAGGCCGCCGACCTGTACAACCAGGCCGACGAGAAGATCTGGGAGATCGGGCACTCGATGCCGATCATCCAGGCGCCGTACATCTCGTTCCAGAGCCCCAAGCTCGCGAACTTCGGCGCCCGCGCCGGTGCCAGCGACGTGGACTGGACGGTCGTCGGCTTCACGAAGTAG
- a CDS encoding alpha-1,4-glucan--maltose-1-phosphate maltosyltransferase: MATAYEPRVGRIPITGLTPTTPDRVFPTKAFSGEVVTFGATVFREGHDLIGADLVTIDPEGAETRHRMVAGIPGTDRWTAQVQLEVEGDWSWQVEAYTDDWATWLHAAEIKVPAGLDVEVTFALGSRLLTEAVENHPDTTLIRDAAKALANPALSPASRLRVATDPRLAAVLLVTPLASLVTRSAPEALRVERSRAGLGSWYEFFPRSEGARKQADGTWKSGTFRTAARRLPSIARMGFDVVYIPPVHPIGTTFRKGPNNTLTAGPNDPGSPYAIGSPDGGHDAVHPDLGTVADFRWFVDAAKNAGLELALDLALQCSPDHPWVTEHPEWFTTLPDGTIAYAENPPKKYQDIYPLNFDNDYEGVSREVLRIVRHWIELGVTIFRVDNPHTKPVRFWEWLLHEIRQTNPEVIFLSEAFTKPAMMQALAQVGFHQSYTYFTWRNEKWELEEYLDELSKETSAWLRPNFFVNTHDILTPYLQFGGPAAYKIRAAIAATASPTWGVYSGYELFEDVARPGSEENIDNEKYEYKPRDWAAAEEAGASLAPYLTQLNRIRASHPALRQLRNLEIHSSDDESILVFSKYLSRAHTRSGRADGIIVVANVDPHSARETTVHLDVTKFGLQPGGTYTVRDLITGQSWTWGDDNYVRLDAFVEPVHVLSVDLNRAP; this comes from the coding sequence GTGGCGACAGCATACGAACCCAGAGTCGGGCGGATCCCCATCACGGGCCTCACCCCGACGACCCCCGACCGAGTGTTCCCGACGAAGGCCTTCTCCGGCGAGGTGGTCACCTTCGGGGCGACCGTCTTCCGCGAGGGCCACGACCTGATCGGGGCCGACCTCGTCACGATCGACCCCGAGGGCGCCGAGACCCGGCACCGGATGGTCGCCGGCATCCCCGGCACCGACCGGTGGACGGCCCAGGTACAGCTCGAGGTCGAGGGCGACTGGTCCTGGCAGGTCGAGGCCTACACCGACGACTGGGCCACGTGGCTGCACGCGGCCGAGATCAAGGTGCCGGCCGGTCTCGACGTCGAGGTCACGTTCGCCCTCGGCAGTCGACTGCTGACCGAGGCCGTCGAGAACCACCCCGACACGACCCTGATCCGCGACGCGGCCAAGGCCCTCGCGAACCCCGCCCTCTCCCCCGCCTCGCGACTCCGCGTCGCCACTGATCCGCGCCTCGCCGCGGTCCTCCTGGTGACGCCGCTCGCGAGCCTCGTCACGCGCAGCGCCCCCGAGGCGCTCCGCGTCGAACGCAGCCGCGCCGGCCTCGGCAGCTGGTACGAGTTCTTCCCCCGCAGCGAGGGCGCCCGCAAGCAGGCCGACGGCACCTGGAAGAGCGGCACGTTCCGCACCGCGGCCCGCCGCCTGCCCTCGATCGCCCGCATGGGCTTCGACGTCGTGTACATCCCGCCCGTGCACCCGATCGGGACGACCTTCCGCAAGGGCCCGAACAACACGTTGACCGCGGGGCCGAACGATCCCGGATCGCCCTACGCGATCGGTTCGCCCGACGGCGGGCACGACGCGGTGCACCCCGACCTCGGCACGGTCGCCGACTTCCGCTGGTTCGTCGACGCGGCGAAGAACGCCGGTCTCGAACTCGCGCTCGACCTGGCCCTGCAGTGCTCGCCCGACCACCCCTGGGTCACCGAGCACCCCGAGTGGTTCACGACCCTGCCCGACGGGACGATCGCCTACGCCGAGAACCCGCCCAAGAAGTACCAGGACATCTACCCCCTGAACTTCGACAACGACTACGAGGGCGTCAGCCGCGAGGTGCTCCGCATCGTCCGTCACTGGATCGAACTCGGCGTCACGATCTTCCGGGTCGACAACCCGCACACGAAGCCCGTGCGCTTCTGGGAGTGGCTGCTGCACGAGATCCGGCAGACGAACCCCGAGGTCATCTTCCTCTCCGAGGCGTTCACGAAGCCGGCCATGATGCAGGCGTTGGCGCAGGTGGGGTTCCACCAGTCGTACACGTACTTCACCTGGCGCAACGAGAAGTGGGAGCTCGAGGAGTACCTCGACGAGCTGTCGAAGGAGACGAGCGCCTGGCTGCGCCCGAACTTCTTCGTCAACACGCACGACATCCTGACCCCCTACCTGCAGTTCGGCGGTCCCGCGGCCTACAAGATCCGTGCCGCTATCGCCGCGACGGCTTCGCCGACCTGGGGCGTCTACTCGGGCTACGAGCTCTTCGAGGACGTCGCCCGCCCGGGCAGCGAAGAGAACATCGACAACGAGAAGTACGAGTACAAGCCCCGTGACTGGGCCGCCGCCGAAGAGGCGGGGGCCTCGCTGGCGCCGTACCTGACGCAGCTCAACCGCATCCGCGCCTCCCACCCGGCCCTGCGCCAGCTGCGCAACCTCGAGATCCACTCGAGCGACGACGAGTCGATCCTCGTGTTCTCGAAGTACCTGTCCCGTGCGCACACCCGCAGCGGACGCGCCGACGGCATCATCGTCGTCGCCAACGTCGACCCGCACTCGGCGCGCGAGACGACCGTCCACCTCGACGTCACGAAGTTCGGCCTGCAGCCCGGTGGCACCTACACCGTCCGCGACCTGATCACCGGTCAGTCGTGGACCTGGGGCGACGACAACTACGTCCGACTGGACGCCTTCGTCGAACCGGTGCACGTCCTCTCCGTCGACCTCAACCGAGCCCCGTAG